From the genome of Polycladomyces zharkentensis:
CAAAAACCGTTCATTCTTTGGTTACAGCCACACCGAGCCAACGGGCGACCACACCGGTGGTGCTCGCCTGAAGCACGATGGTGAACAGGATGGCGATAAATGTGACCGCCGCGATCACATCGGCATGAGCGACACCGGCACCGACGATCATGCCGGACAGGGCGGCAGGGATCACGCCGGTTTCCCGCACCCAAAAGAAAAAAAACACTTCCCGCCAACGCCAGCGCGCGAGCCGGTCGGGAAGGGCGCATGCCAGCACGGCAAGCGGACGTGCAACAAACATCAACACAAGCACGACCAGCACGCCTTGCCACCAGTATTGGGACAATACGGCGAAATTGACTTGCGTCCCGAGCAGAACGAAGATCAGTTTGCGCAACAGCAATGTGACGGTGTCTCCGAATAAGACGATTTCCGAAACGGTGTCCTCCGGGATGCGCAACCGGAACAGATCCGGGTTGCCGAAGACGACGCCCGCGGCAAAAGTGGCCATGAAACCACTGGCGTGAATCCCCCCGGCTGTCAGGTAGGAACCGATCGCCACCAGCAGGCTGACCACTGTACCATACCGGCGAAACAGGCCGATTCGATGCTCGGATGTGAACAACAAACCCAACCAGCCAACCAGGATACCGACGATCAATCCGCCGCCGGCCTCACGAATGAAACTCCAGATGGTATCGATGGCGGAAAAACGGGTTTCACCGAGGATCAGTCCCAGGACCGTGAAGGTGAGAATCGAACCGGTGGCATCGTTGAACGCGGATTCCGATTCGACGGTTTGCCGTACCCGGGGTTCCACTGCGACTTGGCGGAAGACGGGAATCAATGTCGCCGGATCGGTCGAGGCGATCACCGCAGCCAACAAGGCAGCATACAGGATCGGCAGTTTCAATACGGCGACCGCCGCTGCTGTCACGATGGCGGCAGTGATGAGCACGCCGGGAACGGACAACAGGGTCACCGTGATCCATACGCGCTTCAATACGGAAAATTGAATCGCTCGCCCACCTTCAAACAGGATCAAGGTGGACCCGATCAAAATGATGAACTGATAAGCAACGGAGTTGCCGGGCTGTACGATCCAGTTGAATCCGGCCGGACCGACGAGCATGCCGAGTATCAGGAATAACGCGACGTCGGGGATGCGAATCCGTTCCGCCAGTCGGGTGGCGATCAGCCCGAGCAGAAAGACCATGGCAAACATGTACATTTCGGTTTGTGCGATTTCCATTACTTTGGATTCCATTGTGCTGACTCCTTTTGAGGTGTGTTCGGTTGGTTCTCCCGCTTTTCACCGATTGCCGGTACAAGTGGCAATCTGATTATACCTTAATGCTGATCGATTTGTCGGACAATGAAGGGATCATTTGGTAACATAACCAAAACTGGCTCATTTAACCTCATTTCTTTCCGATAAGACAGAAGAATCGGATTCATTCCTTGACATTGGGAGGGGGGAATGGGTATATTCACCTTACGGATAGTGTTTTTCTTCGCGGTTCCTCATATTGATTTCAAAATTGTCTGTAATGGAGGGATGTACGATCATTCAGTTCCGCCAGGTCAACAAATGGTTCGGTGATTTTCACGTTCTAAAAGACATCAACTTGACGATCCAAGCGGGCGAAGTGGTCGTGATTCTCGGACCCAGCGGATCGGGCAAAAGTACCTTGCTCCGCTGTATCAATCAGTTGGAAACGGTATCTGACGGCGAAGTGATCGTGGACGGGGTAAAAATGAACGACCCCAAAACCAATCTGAACAAAGCACGGCAGGAGATTGGCATGGTCTTCCAGCACTTTCATCTGTATCCTCACAAAACGGTGCTGGAAAATATCATGCTTGCCCCGATGAAAGTGAAAAAAATGCCGGAAGAGGAAGCGCGAAAGATTGCGGAATTTTACCTGCAAAAAGTGGGAATCCCGGAAAAAGCCAACGCCTATCCCTCCCAACTGTCGGGTGGCCAGCAGCAGCGTGTCGCGATCGCCAGGGGGTTGGCGATGAAGCCGAAGATCATGTTGTTTGACGAGCCGACTTCCGCACTCGATCCCGAAATGATCGGCGAAGTGTTGGATGTGATGCGAACGCTGGCCAAAGAAGGTATGACCATGGTGGTAGTGACCCACGAGATGGGGTTCGCGCGGGAAGTGGCGGACCGGGTGATCTTTATGGATGAAGGACGGATTTTGGAAGAATCCGAGCCGGAGACGTTTTTCAACAATCCGAAAGAAGAGCGGACCCGGCAGTTTTTAAGCAGAATTCTGAAACATTGAAAAAGGGGGAATTCGATGCGTTTTTGGAAGCGTTGGTTGACGCTGTGTCTGTCTGTGGTGCTGGCGTTCTCCCTGACGGCGTGCGGTGATGGAAGCTCGGCCGACGATTCGTCGCTGGCAGCGATCAAAAAGCGGGGGAAATTGGTCGTCGGTGTCAAGTATGACACCAATCTGTTCGGCTACAAAGATCCCGCTGACGGTCAAGTCAAAGGTTTTGAAATCGATTTGATGCGCGAGTTTGCCAAGAGATTGCTGGGAGACGAAAAGAAAGTGGAGTTCAAGGAGGTCACCTCCAAAACGCGTATCAAGATGCTGCAAAGCGGCGATATCGACATGATCGCAGCGACGATGACCATCACCGACAAGCGGAAGAAACAGGTGGATTTCTCCCGCGTCTATTTCATGGCCGGACAATCCTTGCTAGTACCGACCAACAGTTCGATTACGGGGCTGAAATCTCTGAACGGAAAAGTGGTGGCCACGGCCAAAGGAGCCACGAGCGGCCGGAACTTGGAAAAATTGGCTCCCGGTGTGAAGATCAAGGAGTATGAAAACTATGCGGATGCATTCACAGCACTCAAGAGCGGTCAAGCGGATGCCGTGACGACCGACGACAGTATTTTGATGGGAATGCAGCAACAGGACCCCACCCGCTTCAAGCTCGTCGGCGGACAGTTTACGCAAGAGCCGTACGGGATTGCCGTGAAAAAGGGGAACAAGGATCTGCTGAAAGCGTTGAACGATTTCTTGAACGACATCATGAAGGATGGCACCTATCAGAAACTCTATCGGAAGTGGTTCAAAAAGAACCCGCCGGCCAATATTCCTGCTGAGGCAGTGCAAAAATCTCCGTGATCATGCGTACCACCTTCCAGGCAACTCTGGCCATTCCGTAAGGAGAACAACGATCTCCCGGGGTGAGTCGCTTTCCTGAGCCTGATCGAGAGGAAGCAGAATGCGCAGGGATTCATTCGCGGGCAAATTCCCATTAAGCCAAGCGTGCTCGCCCGCGTCCTGCGCCACCTGTTTCGGACTGCCATGATCTGCTTCCCGGGAGGGCGTAGGTGGACTGAGCCGGGAAGGCGATGCGGACTATTGACAGACACGTCTTGGCAACGGAGTCATGATCGTGTATCAGGTGAATCGGACCATATCCACCGGGATATGTCCTGGAGACGAAAGCGGGGGTGAGCGATGTTCGACGTAGCGGTTTTGGCCGATTACAAGCAGGAGTTTATCGACGGGTTCTTTGTCACGCTTTCGGCCAGTGTACTGGCATTGGGACTCAGTTTGGCCATCGGTACCTTCATCGCGGTGTTGCGGTTGTCCGGGGTGCGGCCATTGGAAATCCTGGGAACGGCTTATGTGGAGTTTTTTCGCAACACGCCCATTGTGATTCAGGTGTTTCTGTTTGCGATCGGACTCCCCACGTTGGGCATTCGGTTTTCTGAGTTCACCAGTGGCGTGTTGGGCCTGTCCATCTACACCGGGGCATTCATCGCCGAAGCGCTTCGGGCGGGGATCCAGTCCGTGCCGAAAGGACAGATGGAAGCGGCACGTTCATCCGGGATGAGTTATGTGCAGGCCATGCGGTACGTGATTTTGCCGCAAGCGTTTAAACTGGTCATCCCGCCGCTCGGCAACCAGTTTGTCAATCTGGTGAAAAACTCATCCGTTTTGGCCATCATCGCGGGTGGGGATTTGCTGTATACCGCAGATCGTGTTTCGTCGGATACGTTTGAGGTGGCACTCGTCTACGGCTTTGTCGCTTTGCTGTATCTGGTCATCACCCTGCCGCTCAGTCTGGGTGTCAACTGGTTGGAACGTCGGTTGAGTAAAAATCACTGAAAGGGGGATGCCGGTGGATTTACAACACACATTCGCACCCGCAACGCTCCGTTCGTTGATGGAAGGACTACTGGTCACATTGGAAGTGGCGGCATCCGCCATTGTGCTCAGTTTCGTCTTCGGTATTATTCTGGGCATCCTGCGGTATACAAAATTGCCGGTATTGTCCCAGCTCGCGGTGTTGTACATTGAGGTGATGCGCAATTTGCCGCTGTTGCTCATCATCTTTTTCGGCTATTTCGGGTTGCGTGACATGGGGATCGAATTGCCCGTGACCATGGCGGCGATTACGGGGCTTACAGTATTCACCTCGGCGTTGATCGCTGAAATTGTGCGAAGTGGATTGAATTCGGTGGAAAAAGGGCAAATCGAAGCCGCACGTGCCCAAGGGTTCACCTATTCACAAACCTTGTGGTACATCATCCTGCCACAGGGCCTCAAACGCATGATCCCGCCGTTGGTCAGCCAGTTCATCACGTTGGTGAAGGACACATCGCTTGCGGTTGTGATCAGTTTGGAAGAGATCATGCACAACGCGCAGATCGTTTACAACAAGTACGTGAATGCGACCATCCCGTTGCTGATCTTGGTGGCGTTTATCTATTTCACCATCAATTACAGCCTCTCGAGAGTGAGCCGGTATTTGGAAAAACGGTTGGCAGGCTGAGCGCCCGACCTTGATACCGATCCCGGTAATGGTATTCACTGTCTGAAAACTCACCACCAGCCCACATCAACACCATCATCGCCCATCCCGGACCGATTCGGGACATGTCCAGGGTGTGTCTGTCATGCTTCTCCCCAATGCAGAGTGATCTTAATTCCTGTAAATGGAAAAAGATCCCGATTGGGTATGTGTCAGACATGCCCTCACAGTGTTGGATGCAGTTTCATCCAACACACAATCTTCACGGAATCCCTTTCAACGAATATGGACACAACCATGCAGATGGAATAAGATCAAAGTGGTGAACTCATTCAAAAAAGGACATACTGTCATGGCCGCATGGCATACATATTCGTGGATGCCCGTTTGACGGGCCGGTTATTCATGTGATTCCAACTTTTGCATACACACCATGAATCAATGGAGTCGAAAGAAAGGGGTCAGGGATGGGCGAATTTATTCAATCCTTTTTACAGTGGTTGGCGGATCTTGGTTATTTGGGGATTGCTCTGGGGTTGATGGTAGAAGTGATCCCGAGCGAAATTGTCCTCGCTTACGGGGGATACCTAGTTTCCCGAGGGGAAGTGACGTTTGTGGGTGCCGTGATCGCCGGTACGATCGGCGGTGTGTTGGCACAGTTGTTCCTTTACTGGGCAGGGTATTATGGCGGTCGCCCCTTCTTGGAAAAATACGGGAAATACATCCTCATCAACAAAAAGCATCTCGATGTGGCGGAAGAGTGGTTTCAGCGCTATGGGGCGGGCGTCATCTTCGGGGCCCGTTTCATCCCGGTCGTGCGTCATGCCATCTCAATCCCGGCCGGAATTGCGAAAATGTCGTGGATCAAATTTACGGCGTATACCACGGCGGCCATCATCCCGTGGTCGATTTTCTTTATTTACATCGGTTGGGAGCTGGGAGATCGCTGGGAAGACTTCAAAGAAATCGCCGAACCGTATGTACAGCCGTTGGCGATCGTTGCGGTGATTTTGCTCGTCGGTTATGTGTTGATCCAATCGATGAAGAGAAAACGTGCACAAAACAATGGTTGAGCTTGAATTCTCGGACATTTGCACGATTGGGAAAAAATGAGGACATGAAAATGTCAAGATGCCCTCCCATGAATATAAGAATCTTTGTTACAATAAGGGCAGAACAGGGTACGCTGAAAACAAACGCAGTCATCGAGCGTTCACATAAGGGAAACTGAAAAACAGGGAGGGCGTCATCGATGCACATGCCTTCGTTGAGCGGATGGATCATTATTTTGGTCATCGCGCTGTTGGTGTTCGGTCCGAGCAAGTTGCCGCAGTTGGGTAAATCACTCGGCAGTGCCTTGCGGGAGTTCAAAGAAGCAGTCGGCGGTGTGGGCAAAGACGATCAAAACAAAGATAAAACCAGCACCTGAGAAGAAGGGACGGGGTTTTTCCCCGTCCCTTTTTCAACAACAGCGCCGGATGCCTTTGCCGCCATATTTTTCATCGGTGGCCCAGCGGTGAAATTCCTTTTCTGACATGGGTTGTTGGTCGGGATGGTGGCGGCGCATGTGTTCCAAGTATCTTTGATAGTCAGGCACGCCGGCGATGGCGTTCAGATAGTCGGCTACGGCCTTGAACGGGCGCAGGCAACGCGCCAACCAACCGTCCATACTTCTCCCTCCTCATCGGGTCGACGTTACCGGTGTGTAGGGTGTTTCCATGAGCGGCAAGCGTTCCCGCTTAATGATCAATTTATACCATACGCGTAACGCATCCAGAATGATCAGGGTGACCAACAACATGAAGATGGCCGTCAAAATGGCGTCGATCTGGTTGTTCAGCACGATGCGGTGCATTTCCTCCATCGATTGCGCGGGAGGCAACACTTTGCCGGCGTTGATGGCCGCTTGGTATTTGTCGGCTGCTGCCAGGAAGCTGACTTTGGCGCTGGGATCGAACAGTTTCTGCCATCCGGCTGTCATGGTGACGGTGGTCAGCCAGGCGGTCGGCAGCAGGGTCACCCAGGCGTAACGGGTTTTGCCCATTTTCAGGAGAATGGTCGTGCCGACGACCAGTGCGACGACGGCCAGCATCTGGTTGGCGATCCCGAACAGCGGCCACAGCGTGTTGATGCCACCGAGCGGATCGACAACCCCTTGATAGAGGAAGTATCCCCAAGCCGCCACGACCAAACCGCTGGCCAGCACATTGGCAAAATAGTTGGACGTATCACCCAATTTTTTGTGGAAGTGTCCGAGCAGATCCTGCAGCATGAACCGCCCGACACGCGTACCGGCATCGATCGTCGTCAGAATGAAAACGGCTTCAAACAAAATCGCAAAGTGATACCAGAAGGCCATCAACGCTTTTCCACCGATAACAGCAGAGAAGATTTGCGCCATACCGACCGCCAGTGTGGGCGCACCGCCGGTTCTGGACAGCAGGGTTTGCTCCCCGATGTCCTTGGCCAAGGTTTGTAATTGGTCCGGTGTCAGGGTGAAGCCCCACGAGGTGATCGTCTTCGCCGCGGTCACCACATCGGTGCCGATCGCGGCAGCGGGGCTGTTCATTGCGAAGTAGACACCGGGTGTCAGCGCGCAAGCCGCGATCATCGCCATGATCGCAACGAAAGATTCCATCAACATGGCACCGTATCCGATCGAACGAGCATGGGATTCGCGTGCGATCATCTTCGGTGTCGTTCCGGAGGAAACCAGCGAGTGGAACCCGGAAACGGCACCACATGCGATCGTGATGAAGACAAACGGGAACAAATCACCGGCAAACACCGGACCCGTACCGTCGATAAACTTGGTGAACGCCGGCATTTGCAAAGGTGGCAACACCAGCAGAATGCCCAGCGCCAAAGCGCCGATCGTGCCAATTTTCAGGAACGTGCTCAGATAATCGCGCGGTGCCAACAGCAGCCACACGGGGATGACGGAGGCGACAAAGCCGTAGATGATCATCATCCAGGCGATCGTGGTGCCTTCAAAGGTGAACATGTCGGACAACGTGGGATGCTTCGACACATACTGTCCCAGATACAGGGATAGCAACAGCAGGCCGAAACCGATCAGCGACGTTTCCAGCACGCGCCCCGGGCGGATATAACGCATGTACACACCCATGAACAAGGCGATCGGAATCGTCGCGGCGATGGTGAACATGCCCCACGGACTGTGTGCGAGCGCTTTCACCACAACCAAAGCCAAAACGGCCAACAAGATGATCATGATGCCGAGGATGGCGAACAGCGCGATAAATCCGCCAACCGGCCCGATCTCCTGTTTTGCCATTTCTCCGAGTGATTTGCCGTTGCGGCGCATGGATCCGAACAGAATGATGAAGTCCTGCACGGCGCCGCCCAATACCACACCGACCAGAATCCACAAGGTACCGGGAAGATATCCCATTTGCGCGGCCAAAATCGGGCCGACCAACGGTCCCGCGCCGGCGATGGCGGCGAAATGGTGGCCGAACAATACCCACTTGTTGGTGGGTACGTAGTCTTTGCCGTCATTGATGCGTTCAGCCGGCGTTTGCCGATTGTCATCCAAACCAAAAACCTTGTTTGCCAAAAAGCGGCTGTAAAAACGGTACGCGATGGCATAGGTGCAGATGGCAGCCACCAGCATCCATGCCGCATTCACCGTCTCACCGCGATTGAGTGCCAAAACGGCGAAACCAGCCGCACCTGCCGCGGAGATCAATCCCCAAAGCAACACGGAAGCCCATTTGTTCATAATATTTTGACCCCCTTTACAACATTGGTGAGGGAATATTCCCTTATTCATGATTATACTGCAAAATGCACCGGATCTGGACCGGTCAATTTTTTCCCTGTGGGATGTGCCGTCAAGATTTTGTCCCGAAAAGCAGAATGCGCGGTGAAAGAAAAGGGATGAGTTTGTGCTATACTGTCATAGGAAGGATGGGAGAAAACGGACGTCGGGTTCGTCCGGTTTGTAAAAGCGGGAGAAGTTCTTGAACGAGGCGCTTTTGCACTGCCTGGGTTGTGTCTGGTTCGACCATACGGTGGCAACGTTTCTTATGCGAGCGAGTTCCTATGGTGTGTCTGGTCAATCCGCGAAGGAGCAAATGCTTTCCCGGGTGAGCGATTGACCTGAGCCCGGCAGAGTGAAGACCCGGAAAGCGCAGGAATGAAATCGCGGGCAACTTCCTTCAAGCGAAACGTACTTTGCTTGCGTCCTGCGTTCCGGGTTGAAGCGACCATGACCTGTTTCCTTGCATGGCGCAGGTGGAGCAAGCCGGTAACCAGAAACGGAACGATTATGATCCAGACTCACCCCGACAACGTGGCTTCCCCGCAGTTTGCATGATACAATGGATCAGATACTGAGCGTTTTTCGGAGGTGAAACCGATGGCCATTTCCAAGGAACAAGTGCAGCATGTCGCGCAACTGGCGCGTTTGGCGTTGACGAAAGAGGAAGTGGAGCAGTTCACCACGCAGTTGAACGATATTCTTCACTTTGCGGAAAAATTGAACGAATTGGACACGGAAAACGTGGAACCGACCACTCACGTGTTGCCGCTGGCCAACGTATTGCGCGAAGATGAAGTGCGCCCGTCTGTTCCGCGTGACAAAGCACTGGCCAACGCACCGGAAAAACAGGACGGCATGTTCCGTGTGCCGGCCGTATTTGAGGAGTAAAGGGGGAGAACCATGTCACTGTTGAGAGAATCGCTGAACTCGATACATAGCCGTCTGGCGAATCGCGAATTGACGGTATCTGATTTGGTGGATGCGTCGCTCGCCCGGATTCGCGAAGTGGACGAGCAGGTACGGGCGTTTTTGACGGTGGATGAAGAGGGGGCCCGGAAACGGGCGGAAACCTTGGACCGGGAACGGATGGAGTCAGATCAGCGGGGACTCTTGTTCGGATTGCCGGCGGGAATCAAGGACAACATTTGTACGGAAGGGCTGAAAACCACGTGCGCCAGCCGACTGTTGGCCAACTATGAACCGATTTACTCGGCCACGGTGATGAAGAAGCTGGAACAAGCCCAGGCCGTCACGATCGGCAAAATGAACATGGACGAGTTTGCGATGGGATCGTCGACGGAAAACTCCGGGTTTTACCCGACATACAACCCATGGGACCTCAACCGCGTCCCCGGCGGTTCCAGCGGGGGATCGGCCGCCGCCGTCGCCGCGGGAGAAGTGTATTTCGCGCTCGGATCGGACACCGGCGGATCGATTCGGCAACCGGCCGCGTATTGCGGGGTTGTCGGGTTGAAACCCACTTACGGGCGGGTGTCCCGGTTCGGTTTGGTCGCGTTTGCTTCTTCGCTGGATCAGATCGGGCCGCTGACGAAAAACGTGGAAGATGCGGCGTATGTGTTGCAGGCGATTGCCGGACATGACCCGATGGATTCCACCTCGGCCGATGTGGAGGTGCCGGATTATCTCTCCGCGTTGACGGGGGATGTGAAAGGGCTCAAAGTGGCCGTTCCCAAGGAGATGATGGGAGAAGGCATTCATCCGGGCGTTCGCGAGAAGGTGCAGCAGGCGTTGCGGGTGCTGGAAAGCCTGGGTGCCGTCATCGAGGAAGTTTCCCTGCCGCATTCCGAGTATGCCGTGGCCACGTATTACCTGCTGGCTCCGGCGGAAGCGTCCTCCAACCTCGCTCGTTACGACGGGGTGCGCTACGGTGTGCGCGTCGAAGCGGACTCGTTGGTGGAAATGTACAAACAGACGCGCAGCCAAGGGTTCGGCAGCGAGGTGAAACGCCGGATCATGTTGGGTACGTACTCTCTCAGCTCCGGTTATTACGATGCCTACTATCTGAAGGCACAAAAGGTGCGTACCTTGATCAAGCAGGACTTTGACCGGGTTTTCGAGCAATATGACGTCATCGTCGGACCGACTGCACCGACCACCGCTTTCAAAATCGGGGAAAAGGTCGACGATCCGCTTACGATGTATCTGAACGACATCCTCACCATTCCGGTAAACCTGGCAGGGCTGCCGGCGATCAGCGTGCCGTGCGGACTGTCTGACGGACTGCCGGTCGGTCTGCAAATCATCGGCAAGGCGTTTGACGAATCCACGGTGTTGCGGGTGGCTCATGCCTACGAGCAGCACGGGGAACGTTTGCCGGAGCCGACGATCGGAGGTGCGGAAGCATGACACAGTTTGAGACGGTTATCGGATTGGAAGTGCACGTGGAGCTCTCCACCAAAACGAAAATTTTCTGTGGTTGTTCCACCGAATTCGGCGCTCCGCCGAACACGCACACTTGCCCGATTTGCCTGGGGCATCCCGGCGTGCTTCCCGTGTTGAACCGGCAAGCTGTGGAATACGCGATGAAGGCGGCGATGGCACTCAACTGTGAGATCGCCGAATACAGCAAATTCGACCGGAAAAACTACTTCTACCCCGATTTGCCCAAGGCCTATCAAATTTCGCAGTATGACCAGCCGATCGGTCGTAACGGGTGGATTGAAATTGAAGTGAACGGGGAGAAGAAACGGATCGGGATCACGCGTGTCCATCTTGAGGAGGACGCGGGCAAACTGAACCATATGGATAACGAGGATGGTTCACTGGTCGACTTCAACCGCGTGGGTGTCCCGCTGATCGAGATCGTCTCCGAGCCGGATCTGCGTTCGCCGCAGGAAGCACGGGCGTATCTCGAAAAATTGAAGGCGATTATGCAATATACCGGGGTCTCCGATGTGAAAATGGAAGAAGGATCACTCCGGTGTGACGCCAACATCAGTCTGCGTCCGGTTGGTTCCGAGAAGTTCGGTACCAAAACCGAGCTGAAAAACCTGAACTCGTTCCGCAACGTGGAACGCGGTCTGGAATACGAACAGAAGCGGCAAGCGGAAATCCTCTCCCAAGGGGGTGAAATCACCCAACAAACGTTGCGGTGGTTGGAGGATGAAGGACGAACCAAAGTGATGCGCAGCAAAGAGGAGGCGCACGATTACCGCTACTTCCCGGAGCCGGATCTGGTCCGTCTGCACATTGACGCTGATTGGAAAGAACGGGTACGGGCCACGATTCCGGAGCTGCCGGATGCACGTCAAGCCCGTTATACCAAGGAGTACGGCTTGTCCGACTATGATGCCGGTTTGCTTACTGCTTCCAAGGTGATCGCCGACTTTTTCGACCAAACGGTGGAAGCCGGTGCGGAACCGAAAGCGGCGGCCAACTGGATCGCAAGTGAATTGCTGGGCTATCTTAATGCCTATGACAAAGAACTGGCCGACACGCGCATCACGCCACAAGGGTTGGCAGGTATGATCGGGTTGATCCAAAACGGAACGATCAGCACCAAAATCGCCAAGAAAGTGTTCAAGGAATTGGTCGAAAAAGGCGGGGACCCAAAACGGATCGTCGAGGAAAAAGGGTTGGTACAGATCAGCGATGAGGGGCAATTGCGGCAGATCGTGGAGCAGGTGTTGGCCGAGAACCAGCAGTCGGTGGAAGATTACCGCAACGGAAAAGACCGCGCTCTGGGATATCTCGTGGGACAAGTGATGAAACTGACCAAAGGCAAGGCCAATCCGCAGTTGGTCAACCAACTGATCCGGGAACAGATCAACGCTTGATATCGAGATCATTCAGGCCGGCGTTACTTTCGAAGATGCCAAATTGTGGACTTCCCGTTGGAAGAGCGGGAGCCGTTTTCTGATCGAGGGGAGAGCGGCTCCCGTCAGGTTTTGTGTTCCGGTTTTGAAAAACGAACGCCGTCTTTCAGCGAGTGTTTCGCCAAGAGAAAAGATGATCTGTTAAGTCCGGCGTTGGGGTGGGAGGTGTTGGAAGTGCAAGGTTTGTACACCGCCATTGTGCTTTTGTTTTTGGGCATGGGCTTGTATTATCTGAATACGGAACCGGTTGTGGCGGTGCATCATTTTTTGATCTCCCTCTATTTCTTTGTTTTTTTGTTTGAGATTCGGGGAAAACCTTTTTCAAAGAGCGTCTATTGGTTGTTGTTGCTGTTGTTGGTCGGGGATGCTTTCATGCAGTTTTCCATTGGGGATATGAATATCATCAGCGGATTGGTCAGTGCGATGTTTGCACTGTCCACCTGGCAAGCCCAGAAGCGATTGACTTGACGTCGATCCGTCCGGATGCTTTTCACGATTCCATCTGCCGGTCATGAATGTGATTGTTTGAACATGGACGAACCGAGGTGGTTACGGATGGCCCAACGGGGTGTTTTGGTCATTGCGCACGGGTCCAGCAAACCGGAATGGGTGCAGTTGGTTGATGAAGCGGTATCGCTGGTTCGATTGGATTTGCCCGTAGAGATTGGTTTTTTGGAGATGGTGCCGGGCCGGGCGATTGCGGATGCCGTACAGTCACTGCGCCGCCGGGGTGTGGATGAAATCATTGCCGTACCGTTGTTCGTCTCTTCCGGTAGTACACATATTGAGGAGATCGGTTACCTTTTGGGTGTGATTTCCAATCCGCGTCTTTCGTTTGAGACGCAACCCATCCCCTTGGGGATTCCCGTACATTACACACCGGCGATGGATGGTCACCCGTTGATCGGTGAGATTGTGACGGAACGCGCCCGTAAACTGAGCCGCCATCCGGAGGAAGAAGTCGTCGTGCTGGTCGGCCACGGAAGCGAGATGCCCGGATTCCGGGAAAAATGGGAAGAAGGCGCCAAGAAACTTGCCGCACAGGTGCAGCATGCATTGGGGTTTCGGCAAACGGTATACGCGTCGTTGCATCCGGATCATTTGCATGAAGTGGTCCGCACTTGGAGCGCACAGCACCGGGTATTGGTGTTGCCATTGTTTTTGAGTGAAGGATATTTTACCAAAAAAGTGATCCCGTCGAAATTGGCGGGGCTGGATTATGCGTATTCCGGAGAGACA
Proteins encoded in this window:
- a CDS encoding cation:proton antiporter, which gives rise to MESKVMEIAQTEMYMFAMVFLLGLIATRLAERIRIPDVALFLILGMLVGPAGFNWIVQPGNSVAYQFIILIGSTLILFEGGRAIQFSVLKRVWITVTLLSVPGVLITAAIVTAAAVAVLKLPILYAALLAAVIASTDPATLIPVFRQVAVEPRVRQTVESESAFNDATGSILTFTVLGLILGETRFSAIDTIWSFIREAGGGLIVGILVGWLGLLFTSEHRIGLFRRYGTVVSLLVAIGSYLTAGGIHASGFMATFAAGVVFGNPDLFRLRIPEDTVSEIVLFGDTVTLLLRKLIFVLLGTQVNFAVLSQYWWQGVLVVLVLMFVARPLAVLACALPDRLARWRWREVFFFFWVRETGVIPAALSGMIVGAGVAHADVIAAVTFIAILFTIVLQASTTGVVARWLGVAVTKE
- a CDS encoding amino acid ABC transporter ATP-binding protein → MIQFRQVNKWFGDFHVLKDINLTIQAGEVVVILGPSGSGKSTLLRCINQLETVSDGEVIVDGVKMNDPKTNLNKARQEIGMVFQHFHLYPHKTVLENIMLAPMKVKKMPEEEARKIAEFYLQKVGIPEKANAYPSQLSGGQQQRVAIARGLAMKPKIMLFDEPTSALDPEMIGEVLDVMRTLAKEGMTMVVVTHEMGFAREVADRVIFMDEGRILEESEPETFFNNPKEERTRQFLSRILKH
- a CDS encoding glutamate ABC transporter substrate-binding protein — encoded protein: MRFWKRWLTLCLSVVLAFSLTACGDGSSADDSSLAAIKKRGKLVVGVKYDTNLFGYKDPADGQVKGFEIDLMREFAKRLLGDEKKVEFKEVTSKTRIKMLQSGDIDMIAATMTITDKRKKQVDFSRVYFMAGQSLLVPTNSSITGLKSLNGKVVATAKGATSGRNLEKLAPGVKIKEYENYADAFTALKSGQADAVTTDDSILMGMQQQDPTRFKLVGGQFTQEPYGIAVKKGNKDLLKALNDFLNDIMKDGTYQKLYRKWFKKNPPANIPAEAVQKSP
- a CDS encoding amino acid ABC transporter permease; this translates as MFDVAVLADYKQEFIDGFFVTLSASVLALGLSLAIGTFIAVLRLSGVRPLEILGTAYVEFFRNTPIVIQVFLFAIGLPTLGIRFSEFTSGVLGLSIYTGAFIAEALRAGIQSVPKGQMEAARSSGMSYVQAMRYVILPQAFKLVIPPLGNQFVNLVKNSSVLAIIAGGDLLYTADRVSSDTFEVALVYGFVALLYLVITLPLSLGVNWLERRLSKNH
- a CDS encoding amino acid ABC transporter permease encodes the protein MDLQHTFAPATLRSLMEGLLVTLEVAASAIVLSFVFGIILGILRYTKLPVLSQLAVLYIEVMRNLPLLLIIFFGYFGLRDMGIELPVTMAAITGLTVFTSALIAEIVRSGLNSVEKGQIEAARAQGFTYSQTLWYIILPQGLKRMIPPLVSQFITLVKDTSLAVVISLEEIMHNAQIVYNKYVNATIPLLILVAFIYFTINYSLSRVSRYLEKRLAG
- a CDS encoding DedA family protein, whose protein sequence is MGEFIQSFLQWLADLGYLGIALGLMVEVIPSEIVLAYGGYLVSRGEVTFVGAVIAGTIGGVLAQLFLYWAGYYGGRPFLEKYGKYILINKKHLDVAEEWFQRYGAGVIFGARFIPVVRHAISIPAGIAKMSWIKFTAYTTAAIIPWSIFFIYIGWELGDRWEDFKEIAEPYVQPLAIVAVILLVGYVLIQSMKRKRAQNNG
- a CDS encoding twin-arginine translocase TatA/TatE family subunit, which encodes MHMPSLSGWIIILVIALLVFGPSKLPQLGKSLGSALREFKEAVGGVGKDDQNKDKTST
- a CDS encoding YbdD/YjiX family protein — its product is MDGWLARCLRPFKAVADYLNAIAGVPDYQRYLEHMRRHHPDQQPMSEKEFHRWATDEKYGGKGIRRCC